One region of Myxocyprinus asiaticus isolate MX2 ecotype Aquarium Trade chromosome 38, UBuf_Myxa_2, whole genome shotgun sequence genomic DNA includes:
- the LOC127429171 gene encoding CDKN2AIP N-terminal-like protein produces the protein MASADVEDFIGQNRQLSDLVETFRSISESHKHWKSRREFIFRNFNDYEGSHLDHLLALSMVWANHVFLGCRYNPVLLEKVKEMAGGIIVEDAPVFKTRDEIIKQQQKR, from the exons ATGGCGAGTGCAGACGTTGAAGACTTCATTGGGCAGAACCGGCAGCTGTCGGACCTCGTCGAGACGTTTCGCAGCATCTCTGAGAGCCACAAACACTGGAAGAGCAGGAGAGAGTTTATCTTCAGAAACTTCAATGACTATGAAGGTTCTCATCTAGATCATCTGCTCGCGCTCTCCATGGTGTGGGCGAATCACGTGTTCCTGGGCTGCAG GTATAATCCAGTGCTGCTGGAGAAAGTGAAGGAGATGGCCGGGGGGATTATTGTTGAAGATGCTCCTGTTTTTAAAACCAGAGATGAAATCATTAAACAGCAGCAGAAG